The genomic window AGAGCTCCAGGCTCTCCGCATCCCTCCGCTCCAAGTGGCTCAGAGGGATGTGGAGGGCCTGCGGTAGGCGACAGATGTCCACCTCCACCTTCGGTCGCACGTCCAGCAGCAGGTGAGGCTCCCCCGCGTCCAGCACCTGCTTGTAGTGGGCCACGGAGACCCGCTCCTCCTGAGAGAGCAGCTGCAGCCTCCGGCACTTATCCGTGGCCGAGGAGCCGCAGAACGCTTCGTAGTCCTGCAGTCGGATCACCGTGGGCTGGTCCCCGCAGACCACACAGTCGGACCGGCGCCCCCGAAGCCGGATGCTGCGGAACTGACCCCCGAGGGCATCAAAGAGCAAGAGGCTGCCGCTGTAGGAGGGCCCGAGGCCCGCCGCGATCTTGATCACCTCGAGCGCCTGCAGGCAGCCGAGCACCCCGGGCACCACGCCCAGGACGCCGCCATCCGCACAGTTGGTCACCGTCTCGGCCGGGGGTGGCGTGGGGAAGACACAGCGGTAGCAAGGCCCGCCTTGGTAGTGATAGACCGTGAGCTGGCCCTCCAGGCGCAGCGCGCTGGCCGAGACCAGAGGCCGGCCGGCCAGCACGCACGCGTCGCTGACCAGGTAGCGAGTGGGCACGTTGTCCGAGCAGTCGGCCACTACGTCGTAGCGGCGGACGAGGTCCAGCGCGGTGGCCGGGGTGAGGGCTTGGGCGTACGGAACGCACTGCACCGCCGAGTTGAGCCGCCCGATGGCGGCGGCGGCAGAGTGCGCCTTGGCCTGGCCCGCCCGCGCTTCGCCGTGCAGGACCTGCCGGTGCAGGTTGCTCAGCTCCACCACGTCGTGATCTACGAGGCCCAGGCGGCCCACTCCGGCAGCCGCCAGATACTGGGCCAAGGGGCAGCCCAGGCCGCCGCAGCCCACCACCAGCACGGACGAGGCGGCCAGGCG from Notamacropus eugenii isolate mMacEug1 chromosome 1, mMacEug1.pri_v2, whole genome shotgun sequence includes these protein-coding regions:
- the MOCS3 gene encoding adenylyltransferase and sulfurtransferase MOCS3 — protein: MAVSEEVLALQAEVALREEELRLLRQRLEAAAAEQSPRPVREPGPLPPKAALSREEILRYSRQLVLPELGVRGQLRLAASSVLVVGCGGLGCPLAQYLAAAGVGRLGLVDHDVVELSNLHRQVLHGEARAGQAKAHSAAAAIGRLNSAVQCVPYAQALTPATALDLVRRYDVVADCSDNVPTRYLVSDACVLAGRPLVSASALRLEGQLTVYHYQGGPCYRCVFPTPPPAETVTNCADGGVLGVVPGVLGCLQALEVIKIAAGLGPSYSGSLLLFDALGGQFRSIRLRGRRSDCVVCGDQPTVIRLQDYEAFCGSSATDKCRRLQLLSQEERVSVAHYKQVLDAGEPHLLLDVRPKVEVDICRLPQALHIPLSHLERRDAESLELLGDTIRKGKQTIQKGTLFPIYVICKLGNDSQKAVKVLQSLSVKELDSLLARDIVGGLMAWATTIDPTFPQY